AACCCACAAAAACGGTCTTGCGCGGAAAACCCGACCAATTTCTGCCAATACCGTGATAGGTACGCTGTTCAAAAATAAATGCCGAACCCGCTTTGACATTCATATTGATCGCCCCCCTCGGATGACCCGTCGCCGGATCAATCGCCGGTCTGCCAAATAGCCGATTGCTCCCGGGCACGAGTTGCGTCGCCCCCGATGCAGGATCTGTCTGATCGCTGATGGCGTAGGCAATTTTGAGCAAAATACGCGGATGGGGTTCGGTCATCTCCCTGGAAGACGAACCGCCATCGCGGTGATACCCGCCCTTGCGCTTCACTTCTTCAGAAGGTTCTGGACCAGACGGCAAAACAATGAGGTGCGAAGTAATCATCTGGATATTCCAGTTGAGAATCTGCCATGCCAGAGGTGCCGTGGTCGGCCAGTCGAGCAACTGAAGAAAAGCATCGTGATGCACAATGCAGTTTCGCAAATTGAGCTTGCCCGTTTTCTCCAGGCCACCAGCAGCCTTTTCCCGATCGTAAATTTCATCAGTCGCCGCATTGAGTTCGGCAACCACATCGGGCGGCAGCGCGTCTTCGATCAAGAGATACCCATTATCCTCAAAAAACTGCTGCTGTTCATCTGTGAGAACAGCCCAATCGGATTGAACAGTCATAGCGATCATCTCCTTGTCATGGACTCGCAAACATATCACAAACAAATTTACGACCTGAAACCACGCGAGGCAAGCCATACTTGCTATCTATTGAAACCCTTCCCATCCACAATCATCCTGCGTATGCCATTTGCCACAACATCTATAGCTACTTGCACATCCTCTTCAAATGGCACAATCAAATCCGCGTACTCTCTCGTCGGCTCCGTATAGACGCGATAATTGGGCACAACATCCCGGCGATACCATGCCACCGCATCTTTCAGCGACATCCCACTCGACGTATTGCGCAACATGCGCCTGAGCACCCGCTCGTGTGTATCCACATCCAAAAACAGCTTGATATCCAGCAAAGCCCTCAGAGCCTCTTGCGAAAAAATCAAATGTCCCTCCACAATAACCAGCTTCTCAGGCGCAACCTTTTGGAGATCATCCCCTCGCCGGTACGCGCGCGTACCGGGCGGTGGCATTTCAATCGCCTGCCCTTCGCGCAGACATTTTACATGTGCGATCAAAGGCTCCCACAGCACAGCCCGCGGATGGTTTGCCGTTCGCTTGAGCTCACGCTCGTCTTCTGGCAGTGCTGACCAATCGCGGAAATAGCTGTCCTGATTGAGCACAACAGGTCCAAAATCAGCGAGCCTATCGGCCAGCATATCCGTAAAAGTCGTCTTGCCCGCGGCAGACCCTCCCGAAACACCGATTACGATAGGCTTGAATCCGTTTTTTTTATTCATTTTGCAATCCCATTGCACAAAACATACACATAGCGTATTTTTTTAGAATATCTTAGGTACCAATCAACGGTACAAGTTATAAATTCTTGAGCTACTCAGATAGTGTTGCTATCGTCATTGCGGCATGGTTTTGAGCCGCAATCCAGTCTAAAAAATAAAAACAACGCACTCTGATAGCTCATTGAGATGTAATTTTTGATTTCTGCACACCCGTAAAATATACACGCAATGTCTTATTTTTTGCAAAAAGAAGAAATGACATGAACACTTTGGCATCTAAATCACCGACCTCTGTTGTCAATGTTGAAACAGATGAGACGCATTTGACCGTCTTCCTAAATGACGGGCGTCGTATATCTGTTCCTCTTAAATGGTATCCCAGGCTGTATTACGGGACAGCAAGGGAAAGAAAAGATTGGCGTCCCTTTGGATTTGAAAACCGTGCAATCGCTTGGGATAGTCTCGACGAGCATATTTCTGTTGAAGGATTATTAGACGGGCGTCCAAGCAGCGAAAGTCCGCAATCAATTCAACGGTGGCTGTTGTCAAGCGGAGGCTGTAGGCTGAAATTATGAAATCATGTTTATCCGCAGAATGAAGGCGAGTAATGAACTGCTGGCGCAATTGTACACCGCTTCGAGCCTGAACGCAGAAAAAACGCGAGTGAGCGGTGTACAACTGGCCGCCTCTCAGGCCAGTTCATTTGAGCTTTTTACGCAGATAAATGCAGATGAACGTTGATTGACTTTCTGTGGTGAGTCTTTTACATTTTCTTGTTAGAAAAAGTGTAAAAACATCAAATAGGAGATTGTTGTGTCACTCGTCACAGTAACTCTTGATGCTGATCTGGCAGTTCTATTACAGGAACTTAATCAGCCTATTCAAGAAACGGCTCGTGAAATGATTGTTCTGGAGCTATATCGCCGAGGCAGCATATCCAGTGGCAAAGCAGCTCAATTATTGGACATGTCACGCTGGGAATTTATTCAGCATGCATCTCAATTGGGCATTGCTTTCTTTGATCTTAATGCGGAGGAATGGAAACGCGAACGACTTCAGGCTGATGAGCTATGAGTGATTTGCCCGTCATATCCAATGCAAGTCCATTGATTGCTTTGGCGCAAATAGATCATCTCGACCTTATGAAACAGCTTTTCCAGACAATTGTCGTTCCTCCAACTGTTGTAGAAGAAATCTCACCGACTGTAAGTATTCCCAACTGGATTGAACAACATGAGTTGTCGCAGCCTATTAGTCCATTTATCCTACGATCTTCATTGGGATCAGGAGAATGTGAAACAATTAGCCTGGCTTTAGAAATACAAGCGCGATTGGTTATCCTGGATGAACGTCCCGGACGTAGATTGGCTCACAGGTTGAGGCTGCCTGTCATTGGCACATTGGGGGTTCTGCTATCAGCGAAGCGCAAAGGTCTATTGCCAACCATTAGGCCGTTGATAGATGGATTACTGGCCTGCGACTTTCGCGTCTCTACTGATCTGTATGAACAGATACTTATTGATGCTGATGAGACTGAGTAACTAATGATTCTTCCAAATGGCATCCAGGCGACGCTTGACGCTGAACAAAATCTCTTTTCCATAGATGAAGCGGCGGTCATCTGAAGCACGTCAAACATGTTGGTCGCCAAACTTATCTTGCAAGTCCATCTCAAAAAACAAAAGGTCGTGAGGGTTTATTCCTCACGACCTTTTTCGTATCAAAAAAATACTATTATTTTTTGGTGACCCCGAGGGGAGTCGAACCCCCGTCTCCAGAGTGAGAGTCTGGTGTCCTAGGCCACTGAACGACGGGGTCACTCACAACAAGATGGCGACAACCTAATAAAGTTCGATACTTTTGTCAAGCCTCCCTACTCAACAAGCGCCTTGTAAACCAGAGGCTGAAAAGGCCGCGTAATATTGCCCGATCCGCGCAACTGGGTCCACACCATAGAAACCATCTCATTTTGCGGATCAATCCAGAAATGCGTCTTGGCAATACCCGACCAGTAATACGTCCCATTCCTGTCCTCCCACGCCGTCTCTGTCTCATCCACAATCACAGAAAAACCGTACCCAAAACCATCGCTCTTGCGCCGGCGGTGTCGGTAACGTGCCGTCTCCGGCAAATGATTAGCGGTCATAAGCTGAATCGTCTCCGGCTTCAAAATACGCGTACCGTACAACGCACCCCCATTGAGCAACATCTGGGAAAAACGGAGATAATCCCGAGCCGTACTCACCAACCCACCACCACCGGACTCCCGTGCATCGCGCCGCATATTGCTCTGACGGTTGCGCACCCTGAAATTGCCCTCATCGTCCTTTCCATACAGCGTAGCCATGCGATCGCGCTTCTCCTCTGGCACGTAAAAACCCGTATCGACCATCTCCAAAGGCACAAAAATGCGCTGCGAGAAAAACGCACCCAAAGACATACCCGAAGCAACCTCAACCACGCGACCGAGGATATCAGTCGCCACGCTGTAGAGCCATCGGGTACCGGGCTGAAAGCGCAGGGGAAGCTGAGCCACCTTTTGCGCGTATTCGACATTTGATCTAATCGAATACAAATCCGCAATCCGATAAAGCGTATCCACGGATGTCTGCCCAAAAATGCCATACGTCAAACCAGACGTATGCGTGAGCAAATTCGCAATCGTTATCTCGCGCTCGAGCGGCACCAGAACGGGATTCTCGGTCCCGCCACCCGTATAGACCTTTGTATCGGCAAACTCGGGAATAAACTTAGACACCGGATCGTCCATCTTCAGCTTGCCCTCTTCGTAGAGCATCATAATCGCAACACTGGTAACCGGTTTGGTCATAGAATAAATGCGAAAAAGCGTATCCTCAGTCATCGGCTTATTCGATTCCCTATCGCGCAAACCCGCAGTCTCGAAATGCACAATCCTGCCCTTTCGGGCGATCAGCGTCAAAACACCGGCAAACTTCCCAGAATCCACCAGTGCTTGCATTGCGGGCTGGATCTTCGCAAGACGCTCTGCAGAAAACCCCAACTCTGCGGGATCTCCCTGGGGAATTTCAGCAGCAAAAATCGGGTGTAAGAACAGAAAAACAGCCAGCAGAGCAAACAGGCTACGTTTTAGAAAGCACGTCATATAACTCCCCGCCTTTACTTTGCAAAAAAAAGGGTTACACCATTGCGATGTAACCCCTTCTCCTTATCTGGTGCGGATGCCAGGATTCGAACCCGGAACCGTCTGATCCGTAGTCAGGTGCTCTATCCAGTTGAGCTACATCCGCTAAAATCAAGAACTTAAGTATATTTGAGACAACACAATGTCATAAGACGAATAAAAGTATCAAAACTGCCAAATACTGTCAAGCGGAAACGGGCTATTATCCCCATAGCATAAGGCAATAGTGTTTTGGGTTGCCCCCAACACCGAAATGTATAATCATGGAGCAAAAGACGAATTAAAAATTAAAAATAAGGAACCACTCATGAACCTTGAAACGCAATTAATCCACGCAGGTGAAGAAGAAAAAAAATACGAAGGCGCGGTCGCGCTACCCGTATTTCAGAGCGCCACATTTTCATATAGCAGTGAAGACAGTTATCACGACATAAAATATCTTCGCCTGAACAACACCCCCAATCACACCGTAGTCCATGAAAAATTGGCGCAAATTGCAGGAGGCGAAGCCGCCGTAGTCACCGCATCGGGCATGGCAGCCATAACCACCGCCCTATTAACCGTATTAAAAAAAGGCGACCACCTCCTCGCACAAAATTGCCTCTACGGCGGAACGCGAGTCTTTTTGGCACGCGACATCGCCGACTTTGGAATCGACGTGGATTTCGTATCCGGAAACGCGCCACATGAATGGGAAAAACTCATCCGCCCCGAAACCCGCGCCATCTATGTCGAAACCATGAGCAACCCCCTCCTGGAAGTCGCCGACCTCCCATCCGTCGTCGCCTTTGCCCAAACCCACAACCTCATCTCCATGATCGACAACACCTTTGCCTCCCCGGTAAACTTCCGCCCCCTGCAAATCGGCTTTGACCTCTCCTTGCACAGCTGCACAAAATATCTGAACGGACATTCGGATATCGTCGCTGGCTGCGCAATTGGATCGCACGATCTAATCACCCGCATTGTGCATCGACTGAACATCATGGGCGGCTGCCTGGACCCACACGCCTGCTCTCTCTTATTGCGCGGCATGAAAACACTCGCCCTGCGCGTGGAAAAACAAAACGAAAACGCACACGCACTATCTTCCTTCCTGGAAAATCACCCCGCCGTAGAACGCGTAAATTACCCTGGCTCACCCAGCCACCCGCAACACAACTGTGCAAAAAAGCTATTTAACGGATGTGGCGGCGTACTGAGCTTTGAAATAGCCGGCGACAGCCGCGTAGCTGACGCAGTAATATCGAAACTACAATTGCCAATCTCCGCACCCAGCCTGGGCGGCATCGAAACACTCATCACCCGCCCTGTACAAACATCGCACTCCGGACTCACCGAAGAAGAACGCCGCGACGCGGGAATCTCCGAGCGACTGATCCGAGTAGCAGTTGGCATCGAAGCCGCAGAGGACTTATGCGCGGACTTTGAGCAGGCTCTGAGAGGCGTATAGCTAAGGAGAAACCATATGCCCGATAAAATCAAAATTGGAATGCTGAAAGCCATGCCCGAAAAATGGAATGTCGAGAACAATTGGGCGATATTTGAAAAACAATTTGAAACACAGGGAAAAGATACAGACGTATTCATAACCCCGGAATGTTTCCTGGACGGATACGCAGTCACAGAAAAAAATTGGACCGCTGAGCACTTTGCCGAAGTCGCTCAGGACATCGAGCAAAGCGCGTACATCCAACGGGTATGCGAAATGGCACACGCAGCACGCACCCACATCGTTTTTGGATACACTGAAAAACGCGCGGGATATTTTTACAATGCCGCTATATTAGTGAACCGCGCGGGAAAAATTGTCGGCACATATTACAAAACGCATCTACAATCGCACGATCACCGTTTTGTGCGCGGCGATGACCTGCCCGTATTCGACCTCGACATTGGCACCGTGGGCATAGTCATTTGTGCGGACCGCCGATGGCCCGAATCGATTCGCACATTGCGGCTCAAAGGCGCGAAAATCTGTCTCATGCCAACCTATGGCATGTGGCATGAAGAAAATGAATGGTGGATGCGCACGCGATCCTATGAAAATCAGATGTTCGTATGCTTCACACATCCCAACGTAGCCCTGATCACAGACCCACGCGGCAAAGTCGCGGCAAAATTGCAATCCAACGTACCCGACGTGTTAATCCACAAAGTCGATCTCAAAGACGCATCGGATGAAAACCATCTGAGCGACCGGCGTCCCGAACTCTACAGGGTAATGGGAAAAGTTGACCACTGGTCACAGCAGCCCGAATTTTCATCGCCCACCTACGGAGGGAAATAAACCATGTATCGCATTGGACTAATTGGCAATCGGGCGCACCAGAATAGTTACGGCCCGATCTGGTATGAACGAGAGGATTGTGAAATCGTCGCAGCGGCAGAGCACCACGAAGGCAAAGGCGAGGCCCTATCCCAACTCTACGGCCTTGAGGTCTCACAAGACTACGACGCAGTCCTGGAAGATCCGAACGTAGATATCGTCTCCATCTGCACGGACTTTTATCTCAAACGCACCCTGATCAAAAAAGCACTCGACTGTGGCAAACACGTCCTGGTCGATAAAGCCATCGCGCGAACCGTTGTCGAAGCCAGAGAATTAGTCGATACTGTCGCCGGCGCATCAAACAAAGTACTGCTAACCTATCCTTCGCGATTTTCGCCCGCGATGATAAGACTCAAAGAAGCCCTTGACCGGAGCGAATACGGACATATCTCCGCATATGCCCACAACAGCGTAAAACAATTTTTTGGCGACCTCATGGCTTATGTAAGCTATCCGACGCCAGCCGTGCAAAATGGCGGGGGTGAACTGATGAATTTGGGCAGCCATACCGTAGATGCTCTGCTCTGGTTTTTTGGCATGCCCAACAGGGTGAGTTGCCAAATGCAAAATCTCTACTTTGAGGAATACGAGCAATTTGGCACAGAAGACATCGCCACACTCTGGTGTGAATATCCCGATTTCACGGCAACACTCACCGCAGGAAGGTCAAAGGCACGAAGCGAGGATGCCACATTTGATTGCGTCAACATCACGGGCGAAGGCGCTTGGGTTCAGGTAGATCGCATGGGATATTCCGTCAACGGACAACTCGTCGATACACCACCGCCCAGAGCAGCGGGATTGGCGGCCTGTGTGTCGCATCTCATCGACTGCATCGAGCAAGACGCAAAACCCGTCACCAGTGCAGAAGACGGACTATCCGTTGCCCTGCTCACAACAGCCGCCTATCAAGCCGCACACACAGGCGAACCAGTCACCTTGCCCTTGCAAAATGAACAACATCCTCTCATCACAACAGAGGACCATGTGGTTAATCGTTTACTAGATTGAAAAGTCTGACCATTAGACCTGCAAGGCCATTGGAACAACTTTTGAACGTCGTATGGTGCGATCGCGTGTGAGCAATGGAATATCATGAACGACGCTGGTAGCGGCAATAAGTTCGTCCGCAGGGTCGCTTCGAAAGTCGAGTTGCGTTGAGGCACGCGCAACAGCAAGATCAATCGGCCACACATGCAGACGGCTCAGTGTGCGGACCACATCTCGGTCATCGAGGTCCATATCAAGACGACCGAGTTGAACGAGCTTAGCCAGTTCCCAGAACACAATGGCTGAAACAGACCACCTGTTCTGCGACAACAAGGCCTGCTCGGCTGGTCGAAGATCGCCACTGACCGCGAAGATAAGGATATGCGTATCAAGATTGAGCATCTGCTTCCCATTGGACGTCGGTCGTAAAGATGTCGCCACGGACCTTGACTTTGTGATGCAAACTGCCGATCAGATCAGCGCACAATTGGTCATAAGGTATGACGCACGCGACCGGCTTGCCGCGTTTGGTAACGACCAAACCTTCGGCATCCAATTGATCCAACAAGGCCAGACACTGCTCCTTGAACTTTGAGACTCCAATTGTTTTCATATCGTATGCTCCGTTTGAATTTAGCATAATATATAACTGGTCATTCTATTTGTCCATTTGAATGTAAACAAATCGTTTTTTATTTTCAATAGGAGGGACAAGATGAACACGTACCGCGCTGTAATCGTAGGCTTGACGGGCATTGGTGCCAGCCGCCCGCATGAAACAAGAGGACCCGTCTTTGGCGCCATGCCACCGTCGCACGCATCGGCATATCACAAACACGCACAGACAGAAGTCGTCGGCGTATGCGACCTGCGCCAGGAAGTACTGGATGACTTCTGCGAGCGATGGGGCGACATCTGGCCCGATGTGAACACATACACAGATTTCAGGGAAATGCTGGACAAAGAGCAGCCCGACCTCGTCAGTGTCGTGACATCTGATCACGCACACGCCGACATCACAGTAGCCGCCGCCGAAGGATCGGCACAGGCAATCCTGTGTGAAAAACCCATTGCC
This Gemmatimonadota bacterium DNA region includes the following protein-coding sequences:
- a CDS encoding phytanoyl-CoA dioxygenase family protein, producing MACLAWFQVVNLFVICLRVHDKEMIAMTVQSDWAVLTDEQQQFFEDNGYLLIEDALPPDVVAELNAATDEIYDREKAAGGLEKTGKLNLRNCIVHHDAFLQLLDWPTTAPLAWQILNWNIQMITSHLIVLPSGPEPSEEVKRKGGYHRDGGSSSREMTEPHPRILLKIAYAISDQTDPASGATQLVPGSNRLFGRPAIDPATGHPRGAINMNVKAGSAFIFEQRTYHGIGRNWSGFPRKTVFVGYAYRWVKPMDYINMPDELVARANPIQKQLLGVVSDPLSFYIPQAGDVPLKELVENGV
- a CDS encoding uridine kinase, which encodes MNKKNGFKPIVIGVSGGSAAGKTTFTDMLADRLADFGPVVLNQDSYFRDWSALPEDERELKRTANHPRAVLWEPLIAHVKCLREGQAIEMPPPGTRAYRRGDDLQKVAPEKLVIVEGHLIFSQEALRALLDIKLFLDVDTHERVLRRMLRNTSSGMSLKDAVAWYRRDVVPNYRVYTEPTREYADLIVPFEEDVQVAIDVVANGIRRMIVDGKGFNR
- a CDS encoding DUF2442 domain-containing protein; this translates as MNTLASKSPTSVVNVETDETHLTVFLNDGRRISVPLKWYPRLYYGTARERKDWRPFGFENRAIAWDSLDEHISVEGLLDGRPSSESPQSIQRWLLSSGGCRLKL
- a CDS encoding UPF0175 family protein, with the protein product MVVSLVTVTLDADLAVLLQELNQPIQETAREMIVLELYRRGSISSGKAAQLLDMSRWEFIQHASQLGIAFFDLNAEEWKRERLQADEL
- a CDS encoding DUF3368 domain-containing protein, producing MSDLPVISNASPLIALAQIDHLDLMKQLFQTIVVPPTVVEEISPTVSIPNWIEQHELSQPISPFILRSSLGSGECETISLALEIQARLVILDERPGRRLAHRLRLPVIGTLGVLLSAKRKGLLPTIRPLIDGLLACDFRVSTDLYEQILIDADETE
- a CDS encoding beta-lactamase family protein; translated protein: MTCFLKRSLFALLAVFLFLHPIFAAEIPQGDPAELGFSAERLAKIQPAMQALVDSGKFAGVLTLIARKGRIVHFETAGLRDRESNKPMTEDTLFRIYSMTKPVTSVAIMMLYEEGKLKMDDPVSKFIPEFADTKVYTGGGTENPVLVPLEREITIANLLTHTSGLTYGIFGQTSVDTLYRIADLYSIRSNVEYAQKVAQLPLRFQPGTRWLYSVATDILGRVVEVASGMSLGAFFSQRIFVPLEMVDTGFYVPEEKRDRMATLYGKDDEGNFRVRNRQSNMRRDARESGGGGLVSTARDYLRFSQMLLNGGALYGTRILKPETIQLMTANHLPETARYRHRRRKSDGFGYGFSVIVDETETAWEDRNGTYYWSGIAKTHFWIDPQNEMVSMVWTQLRGSGNITRPFQPLVYKALVE
- a CDS encoding aminotransferase class I/II-fold pyridoxal phosphate-dependent enzyme, which encodes MNLETQLIHAGEEEKKYEGAVALPVFQSATFSYSSEDSYHDIKYLRLNNTPNHTVVHEKLAQIAGGEAAVVTASGMAAITTALLTVLKKGDHLLAQNCLYGGTRVFLARDIADFGIDVDFVSGNAPHEWEKLIRPETRAIYVETMSNPLLEVADLPSVVAFAQTHNLISMIDNTFASPVNFRPLQIGFDLSLHSCTKYLNGHSDIVAGCAIGSHDLITRIVHRLNIMGGCLDPHACSLLLRGMKTLALRVEKQNENAHALSSFLENHPAVERVNYPGSPSHPQHNCAKKLFNGCGGVLSFEIAGDSRVADAVISKLQLPISAPSLGGIETLITRPVQTSHSGLTEEERRDAGISERLIRVAVGIEAAEDLCADFEQALRGV
- a CDS encoding carbon-nitrogen hydrolase family protein; translated protein: MPDKIKIGMLKAMPEKWNVENNWAIFEKQFETQGKDTDVFITPECFLDGYAVTEKNWTAEHFAEVAQDIEQSAYIQRVCEMAHAARTHIVFGYTEKRAGYFYNAAILVNRAGKIVGTYYKTHLQSHDHRFVRGDDLPVFDLDIGTVGIVICADRRWPESIRTLRLKGAKICLMPTYGMWHEENEWWMRTRSYENQMFVCFTHPNVALITDPRGKVAAKLQSNVPDVLIHKVDLKDASDENHLSDRRPELYRVMGKVDHWSQQPEFSSPTYGGK
- a CDS encoding Gfo/Idh/MocA family oxidoreductase; this encodes MYRIGLIGNRAHQNSYGPIWYEREDCEIVAAAEHHEGKGEALSQLYGLEVSQDYDAVLEDPNVDIVSICTDFYLKRTLIKKALDCGKHVLVDKAIARTVVEARELVDTVAGASNKVLLTYPSRFSPAMIRLKEALDRSEYGHISAYAHNSVKQFFGDLMAYVSYPTPAVQNGGGELMNLGSHTVDALLWFFGMPNRVSCQMQNLYFEEYEQFGTEDIATLWCEYPDFTATLTAGRSKARSEDATFDCVNITGEGAWVQVDRMGYSVNGQLVDTPPPRAAGLAACVSHLIDCIEQDAKPVTSAEDGLSVALLTTAAYQAAHTGEPVTLPLQNEQHPLITTEDHVVNRLLD
- a CDS encoding type II toxin-antitoxin system VapC family toxin, which codes for MLNLDTHILIFAVSGDLRPAEQALLSQNRWSVSAIVFWELAKLVQLGRLDMDLDDRDVVRTLSRLHVWPIDLAVARASTQLDFRSDPADELIAATSVVHDIPLLTRDRTIRRSKVVPMALQV
- a CDS encoding type II toxin-antitoxin system Phd/YefM family antitoxin is translated as MLNSNGAYDMKTIGVSKFKEQCLALLDQLDAEGLVVTKRGKPVACVIPYDQLCADLIGSLHHKVKVRGDIFTTDVQWEADAQS